The sequence ATCCGGGGAGCTTCCCACGGAGAAATCCTTCATCAGTGTGGATCGTCCGGGAGTGATTCTCGAGGCGGTGAAACCGGCCGAGAAATCGGATGCGGCCGTGGTGCGCTTCTACGAAGCCTACAACACCCGCGGACCGGTGACGTTGAGCACGGATGTGCTGGAGGGCAAGGTAGGCGAGGTTGATTTGTTGGAAAATGCTTACACGGGTGAAAGCCCGGTGGAGGTGTCTGACGGGGATGTGACCTTGCAGGTTAAGCCGTTTGAGATCCGCACACTGGCGTGGAAATAACACCGGTCGGCCGAACGGCTGAAACCGGTAACGGGTATTTGATAAGCTGCATCTGCTTCCTGAGGTGCAGCTTTTTTGATGTGGGGTGGGGTGTGTTAGAATTTATGTGTGGTGGGAGTCGGGGGGGGAGCGATTTCTAATCGGTCGGCTGGTAGGGTGTGTGTGCTTGGGATGTGTTTTCCCAAAGCTTGCCGACAGGTTGGGAAACCTGTCCTACTGCGGGCGTGCACAGAGGTGCACGGCTTGGCTGGGTGATGTGTGAGGGGGGTGGTTTTTTGTGTGGTGGGAGCCGGGGAAGAGTAGGACCGATTTCTAATCGGTCGGCTGGTAGGGGATGTGCGCTTGGGATGTGTTTTTCCAAAGCTTGTCGACAGGTTGGGAAACCTGTCCTACTGCGGGTGTGCGCAGAGGTGGGCGGCTTGGCTGGGTGATGTGTGAGGGGGTGGTTTTTTGTGTGGTGGGAGCCGGGGAAGAGTAGGACCGATTTTTAATCGGTCGGCTGGTAGGGTGTGTGTGCTTGGGATGTGTTTTCCAAAGCTTGTCGACAGGTTGGGAAACCTGTCCTACTGCGGGTGTGCGCAGAGGTGGGCGGCTTGGCTGGGTGATGTGTGAGGGGGTGGTTTTTTGTGTGGTGGGAGCCGGGGAAGAGTAGGACCGATTTCTAATCGGTCGGCTGGTAGGGGAGGTGTGCTTGGGATGTGTTTTCCCAAAGCTTGCCGACAGGTTGGGAAACCTGTCCTACTGCGGGTGCAAGTTATGCAGCGTAGCGTGGGTATAAGAAAAACCCCCATTCGATGCGAATGGGGGCTTGGAAAAATAGAGGGGTCGCTAACCCGTAATGTAGGCGGTGTTTCGCGGGGGGGATTACTTCCGTCTCCTAAGGATAAGGGCTAAACCCCCCAGCCCAAGAAGTGCACTTGAACTCGGTTCGGGGATGGTGGTGACGTCTAATTGGAGATCCGCCAGTTGTAGTCCCCTGTCTGAACCTCCTCCACTTTCGTAGAAGCGAAGTTCAATAGTGTCGCCGGCATCCGCAGCGATGAAGTCGAGGTTTTCGTTGTTAGCTGCCATTGTGTAGTTAGGATGGTTTACGGCTGCTTTTGCTCGCAGTGTTCGTGCATCTGTGATGTTGACGATCTCAAGGTCTCCTTCAAAGCCTCCGCTGCTTCCTCCTCCTATGCGTTGACCTGCTAGGAAGGTGAAGGTTCCGTCTTGGGTATCATCGAGGAGGGCGGGTAAGGTGATGCTGATGGTGACGGTGTTGGTTGTTGCTGCAGCAAGGACTTCGAGACCTCCCATGGGTGATGGCGGAACTCCGGAGTTGATACCCCTCACCGCGAATCCTCCATTTGCGTAGGCTTCAAAGGCTGCGGGATCGGTCTGAGACCACGTTGCTGTGGCGGTGTTGGCAGGAGCATTGCCATTGGTGAATTCTTCGTCAAGTAGAGTAACCACAGCAGCTTGGCTGGTGTAAGCCGCAGTCAAGGATGTGAGGAGTAAAATAGTGCCTTTCATGTGATTTTGGTGGTTAGATTATATGTGAATGATCGACACTAGAGGTAGTGGGGTAGAGTGTCAATGCAAAAAAATATGCAAGAGAGCGCAGAGAAGCCGTCACCGGAGGTCCGGTAGCGGCTTTAAAGGGTAAGGTGTTAGATTTGTCTATTTGCTGATTTCAACCTCGCGGATGATCAGCCAAGTTCCTTGGTTGCCAGTTGCTTTAATCCGGAGTGCGGTGCTTCCCTTGGGCAGGGTTCCGTTGAACATGCCACCTTTGAAAGCACCGAGGGATTTCCATTCGTTGTTTGAGCCCTTGGCTTCCAGTTCCCCATTTTCGAGGTGGTCCTTGCCTCCGTCGGTCTCACCGGTAAGCACTTTGACCTTGGCCGTGCTGCTGGTGGCTTTCGGGAAAGTCACGGTGAAATGATCTCCTTTTTTGGGTGGTTTGGACGACCAGAATCGAGTTTTCAGGTTGCCGTCGATGGCAAAGATTTTGTCGTTGCCGCCATGCGTTGGTAGTGAGGTTTCAGCCTTCATACCGTTTTTTGCTTTGATGACAGGAGGATTGAAGACATCAAAGGCATTGACGCCGGCTTTTTTGTAGCGGGCCATCATTGGCTTGAGTCGCTTCATGAAGTCTTCAAAGTTACGACTTTCCTGTGGGGACCAGGCAACCTCGGCGAGGGCCGCAATCCGGGGGAAGGCACGGTATTCAACTTTGTCCCAGGTCTTCATGTATTCGGTCCAGAGTTGGGCCTGGCATCCGAGCACGTGTTTGGCTTTTTCCTTGCCTTGGAACTCTTTGGGGATCGGGTTAAAGGAATAGACGCTTTCGATGGTGCGGTGTCCGCCGATGGCTTCGTATTCCGGTCCTTGGCTGAGAATGGCGGCGGGAGTGTGCTGGTAGTGGTCGAAGTAGGTGTGGGACCCCGGGGCCATGACGACATCGTGACCTTCGTTGATCGAGGCGACAGCGTGTCCCCATCCACGCCAGAGCATCATGGTGGCATTCGGTGAAAGCCCCCCTTCGCGGATCTCATCCCAGCCGATCAGTTTGCGGCCTTTGTTTTCGAGCATTTTTTCAACGCGCTTGATGAAATAAGATTGGAGTTCGTGTTCATCCTTGAGTCCTTCACGCTTGATCACCGACTGGGCAAACTTGGATTGTTTCCACTGCCCTTTGGGGGCTTCATCACCGCCGATGTGGATGTAGGATGAAGGAAAGAGTTCGCAGATTTCGGTCAGGACGTCATCGACCCACTGGAAGGTTTCTTCCTTGGGGGCCAGCACGTAGGGGTGAACTCCCCAGTGGCACTTGACTTCCGGGTTGTAGTTCGGGATGTCGTCGTTTCCAAGCTCGGGGTAGGCGGCGATGGCGGCAGCCATGTGGCCCGGCATGTCGATTTCAGGTACAATCGTGATGTGTCGTTGCTTGGCGTAAGCCACGATTTCCTTGATTTGTTCCTGGGTGTAGAACCCGCCGTAGCGTTTGCCGTCGGACCCTCCACGGTTACCGTAGGGAGGCGTTGACGCCCGGTAGGCACCGACGGTCGTGAGTTTTGGGTATTTCTTAATTTCTACCCGCCACCCCTGGTCTTCGGTGAGGTGCCAGTGGAAGGTGTTCAGCTTGTGGATGGCGAGCCAGTCGATGAATTTTTTGATATCTTCGGGAGCAAACATGTGGCGGCCGACGTCGAGGTGCATGCCGCGCCAACCGAAGCGGGGTTGGTCGGAGATGTTGCAACCGGGCACGGTCTTGTCCTCGTTGATGATCTGTAACAGCGATTGGACACCATAGAAGGCTCCCGCGGCATCGTTGCCTGTGATCTTGATCTGCTTGGGTGTGACGGTAAGTTGGTAGCCTTCTTTTGGTTCCTTTTTGTCGGAAAGGTCCAAGTAGATCTCGGATGGGAGCATGATCTTCAGCTCTTCCTTGACCAGTTTGGGTTTGGCTCCGGTGGTTTTTTTCAGAGCGGACGCGAGGAGTTCAGCCTCGCCGGAGAGTTTCGCGTCGTAGCGAATGGCGGTTTCTTTGCTGATGGCAAAACTAGCGTCAGTGACCTTACTTTGAACGGGTTTGGGAATAATCGGCAGTTCCTGGGCATAGGCGCAGGTGCTGATGGCTGTGCCGAGTATTACAGCTTGGATAGTATTCATAATGGTATCGAGATCGTGGGTGATCTGCAGAGCATTTTCAACTGGAGCCGCAGATGTGCAAGCGAGAATACCTTGTCTCTTTCAGAAACAGGTCGTGAGGCTGAGTCCCTGATTTTTTGTTCGGTCATTCGGGGGGGACTGCCGAGCGCCTTCCTCTGAAATCGAGGGTCCAATCAATGAATGACGGGGTCCTGAACCTTTAGCCAAGTGTTATTTTCTTTGCCCGTGGCTTTGATGCGAACGGCTTTGATGGGGTAGCTGAGTTTGCCGGTGGCTTTACCTTGTTTGAACTGAGAGAGCAGGACAAAGCTTTTGCCGTCTTTGGATATTTCCATCTGGCCACTTTTTAACCTGTCGCTGCTAGGATCATCCGGGGCACCGGTGGTGATGGTGATGGATCTGGCATCCACCGGACGCTGGAATGTCCAGGTGATGTGGTCGCCGTCTTTGGGGGCTCCTCGGCTCCAGAAGAAAGTTGAGTGTTTCCAGTCGGTGGTCATTTCCGGGGTGTGGGCACCGTAGGGCGTGAGGCTTGTAGTTACCTTGGTTGCGGGGCGTCGTGCTGATTTGTCGGCAAACGGGTCCACGGCCTTGACTGTTTGTTTGGTGCGGTTGGATCCGGTGTCTGGAGCGCACTGTTTCGAGTATTGGTCCAATGGCAGGGCCGGGTTGAGCTGAACGGTGGCAGAGCTATCACCCCAGAGTTGTTTGACATGGATGCGGAGCGTGATTTTCCCTTTCACGCTGGGCAACTTCAGAAGATACAGGCTGCTGGCATTGTGAAAAACCGAAGATTCGTAATCGTGCCAATCTTGGCCGGTGACTTTACCGTCATGGAGGAGTTCCATTCCGGTGAGTAAAAACTGACCTTCTCCGGGACCTTGACCGACAAAAATCTCTTGGAGTCCGGCTTGTGGGACTTTGCCACTGAGGTCGTATTGCATGATGCCCTTGTTCTTTTGAATATCGCCTGCATTCCAAGCTCCCACATTGATGGCGAGTGATTCCGGTTCCCAGAAGTAGGCGATGTCCATTGCCTCAAAGCGTTGACGCATCGGAGTGAGTCGGGCCAAGAAATGGTCCCAGTCCTTTTGTTCCGGCGCGGACCAGAGGGTTTCTCCGATCGCCCATGCGCGTGGGAACATCATGATGAACATGTGGTCGGCGCTTTTGATGCGCTCGGACCAGAGGCAGGCTTCACCACCGAGGATGTGATGTCGTTTATCCGCAGGGATAGCGGGCAGTCCAACGTTAAAATAGTAGCAGTGGTTGAGATAGGATGCATTGGCGCTGTAGGCAAAGGGGTTTTTCTTCGATCGGGTATTCGGGTGATCGAAATAAATTTGAGGTGTCGGGCTGAAGACCACATCGTGGCCGGCCTTGGCGGCGGCAATACCTGGGCGCATGCCTTTCCAGGAGAGAATCGTGAGATCCGGGTCAACCTTGGAGCTGAGAGCTTCGTTCCAGGCGAAGGGTTTGCGATGGTGCTTTTTGACAATCGCGCAGCACTTGTTGATAAAATAGGTGTAGAGCTCGTGTGTGCTGTGGAGCTTTTCACGTTTCATCAACTCCAGGCACTCGGGGTGGTTTTTCCAATTGCCGGTTCCTACCTCGTCGGCTCCGATGTGAATGTTCGGGCTGTTGGGGAACTGTTTACAAACATCGGCGATGACATCGTTGATAAATTTGTAGGTGGCTTCGGCTCCCGGGTTCATGGTTCCAGTGATTTTTCCATCGGCTTTGCGGGTGGCAATTTCTGGATAGGCCCGGCAGGCTGCAGAACTGTGCCCGGGCATGTCGATTTCAGGCATGATGGTGATGCCTAGTTTCTCTGCGTGATCGACGACTTCACGGATATCCTGACGTGTGTAGGAGACGTCCGGATTTGAGGTGAGTTTCGGGTAACCCGCAATCGGGAGACGCCAGCCTTGGTCATCGGTGAGATGCCAGTGGAAGACATTGAATTTACAGGCTGCCATACCATCGAGCAGTTTGATGATGGTGTCTTTGTTCTGAAAGCGCCGTGAGACATCCAGCATCAAGGCGCGCCAGGCATATTCTGGTGCATCGTTGATGGTGAGGCAGGGGAGGGTGATGTCTTTAAGCGTGCCTTTGCCATAGACCGATGGTGGCATCAGCTGGAGTAAACTTTCGGTGCCGCGCACGATTCCTTCTGCGCTGGCAGCGGTGATGATGATCCCTTTGTCATGGATTTGCAAGGTGTAGGCTTCCGGGGATCCCTTGCTGGCTACGATCTTGAGTTGGATGGTGCCTTGTTGGTTCGTTTGAACCTTCCACCCCGTCCCCTTGGCGAGCCTCTGGATGAAGTGCTTGCCAACAAGTTCGGTTCCTTGACCGAGTGATACCGTCGTCTCACGAGTGAGTGTGAACTTGTTTTTTGCCAATTGAATGGATTTGGGCATCGGGATCAGGTTGGCTGATTCCGTGCTGATCTTTTTTGGCTTGGCTGGAAGTTGGGGAGGGATCGCTTTGTTGTAGATGACGGCGTTGTGGATGGCTCCGTGGAAGGTGGTTCCCCACTTGGCGTCCCCGACACTTTTCAGCGGGCAGACCGCTTGAAGGTTAACGCGCTTGACCAGTTTGCCATCGGCGTAAAGCTCGGTGTATCCTTTATACCCGACAAAGGTGAGTTTGACCCGCTTGCCGATAGGCACTTGATAGCCAAAATCGATGACGTTATGGGTCAGGCTCGTCATCGGCATGGCCGCGGCTGAGCGTCCGGCACGGACGATGCAAACCCCCTTGCTTATGTTGGTTGGCAGTTTGGTTTTTTTGTCGATTTTACTGTAGTAATTGTAATCGAGGAAGAGTGTCGCGAGTTTCGAGTCCATCAGGGTTTCTTGCCCTTGAAGGATGGTGGATCCTCCAATGTGACTGTCCGTGTAGCGGGTCAGGTCAAACGATGCGGTCCATGGGTAGCTGATGTGATCCGGGGAGCTTTCGATTTCCGGCTTGATCGAATTCCACTGCATCAACTTGGTTTCTTTATCGAGCTTCCAGACGATGCCATCGGAGTCGGCTTTGATATGGCGCTTGAGGAAGGTGGTTCCGGGGAAATGCCCCAGCATTGGGTTCTTTACATCGTGGCGACTTTTGCTGCCGGGAGTGAATTCAAAGGCATCGTTTCCTGGTAGGACTGCGGCAGCTCGTTGTTGGAATGCGGTAAAGTCTTTTGAGCCTTTGCGTCCCCAGAGCTTTTCAGCGAAGGTCAAAAGCGATGGCATGGTAAGGCGCGCGACCTCGTTGTTGTTAAACCCGGCAAATTGGTATCCACGGTCGTTCCAGATGTGGAATTTTCCTCCGAGGAGGTTCGGGCTGTCTTTGGGGATGATGCCACCTGGTTTCGAGCTAAAGTAATTGGGTGACCATTTTTGATAGACGTTGGCGTTATTGATGCCGTAGTAGGGAGCGCATGGTACGATGTAGGTCCAGCCGTGGTTGGAGTTGATGAAGGTATAGCCTTCCTTGACCTTGGCGGCGGCATCGGCGGTGACCCACATGTCGATGACGACATCTTTGTCGGGTTGGGTTGTGCCGGGCATGTGTTCGTAGCCGGACCAGATGCGGGTGACTTTACCTTTTTTCTTCAGGTAGCTATTGAAGTGGTTGATGTAGCCACGGAAGAGTTCTCCCATTTCCTCTTTTTCTTTTTTGGAAAGTCCGCCGAGGCGAAGTTCGTCGGTGCCGATGTGGATGTGTTCGGATTCAAAGACGTCACAAATTTCATCGAGCACCTTTTCCATGAATGGGATGGTGGCGGGGTTGGTCAGGTCGAGGTTCTGGCTTGCCAGCTTCGGGTGCTGGAGGTCCGGGCGGTAGTAGGTAAAGGCGG comes from Oceaniferula marina and encodes:
- a CDS encoding glycoside hydrolase family 20 protein → MNTIQAVILGTAISTCAYAQELPIIPKPVQSKVTDASFAISKETAIRYDAKLSGEAELLASALKKTTGAKPKLVKEELKIMLPSEIYLDLSDKKEPKEGYQLTVTPKQIKITGNDAAGAFYGVQSLLQIINEDKTVPGCNISDQPRFGWRGMHLDVGRHMFAPEDIKKFIDWLAIHKLNTFHWHLTEDQGWRVEIKKYPKLTTVGAYRASTPPYGNRGGSDGKRYGGFYTQEQIKEIVAYAKQRHITIVPEIDMPGHMAAAIAAYPELGNDDIPNYNPEVKCHWGVHPYVLAPKEETFQWVDDVLTEICELFPSSYIHIGGDEAPKGQWKQSKFAQSVIKREGLKDEHELQSYFIKRVEKMLENKGRKLIGWDEIREGGLSPNATMMLWRGWGHAVASINEGHDVVMAPGSHTYFDHYQHTPAAILSQGPEYEAIGGHRTIESVYSFNPIPKEFQGKEKAKHVLGCQAQLWTEYMKTWDKVEYRAFPRIAALAEVAWSPQESRNFEDFMKRLKPMMARYKKAGVNAFDVFNPPVIKAKNGMKAETSLPTHGGNDKIFAIDGNLKTRFWSSKPPKKGDHFTVTFPKATSSTAKVKVLTGETDGGKDHLENGELEAKGSNNEWKSLGAFKGGMFNGTLPKGSTALRIKATGNQGTWLIIREVEISK
- a CDS encoding family 20 glycosylhydrolase, translating into MKRIFRIPLAVLAMATVTSPGLAKNAEPKIIPAVQQWQGAEGSCRLSAKTIIAEGPAATKLASQLKQDIKDVTGDDFVISKGKPSRGGSIILKISDECPHEEGYKLEMGEHAVLKASTPAGLFYASRSLLQLMAQGDLPRGTITDQPDYRVRSLMWDVGRKFVPFDQMKDWIRAMSYVKMNQLHLHLNDSIGFAPGFRLEMKSLPGLANQDGHYTQEEMKALQAFAKARGITIVPEIDAPAHASAFTYYRPDLQHPKLASQNLDLTNPATIPFMEKVLDEICDVFESEHIHIGTDELRLGGLSKKEKEEMGELFRGYINHFNSYLKKKGKVTRIWSGYEHMPGTTQPDKDVVIDMWVTADAAAKVKEGYTFINSNHGWTYIVPCAPYYGINNANVYQKWSPNYFSSKPGGIIPKDSPNLLGGKFHIWNDRGYQFAGFNNNEVARLTMPSLLTFAEKLWGRKGSKDFTAFQQRAAAVLPGNDAFEFTPGSKSRHDVKNPMLGHFPGTTFLKRHIKADSDGIVWKLDKETKLMQWNSIKPEIESSPDHISYPWTASFDLTRYTDSHIGGSTILQGQETLMDSKLATLFLDYNYYSKIDKKTKLPTNISKGVCIVRAGRSAAAMPMTSLTHNVIDFGYQVPIGKRVKLTFVGYKGYTELYADGKLVKRVNLQAVCPLKSVGDAKWGTTFHGAIHNAVIYNKAIPPQLPAKPKKISTESANLIPMPKSIQLAKNKFTLTRETTVSLGQGTELVGKHFIQRLAKGTGWKVQTNQQGTIQLKIVASKGSPEAYTLQIHDKGIIITAASAEGIVRGTESLLQLMPPSVYGKGTLKDITLPCLTINDAPEYAWRALMLDVSRRFQNKDTIIKLLDGMAACKFNVFHWHLTDDQGWRLPIAGYPKLTSNPDVSYTRQDIREVVDHAEKLGITIMPEIDMPGHSSAACRAYPEIATRKADGKITGTMNPGAEATYKFINDVIADVCKQFPNSPNIHIGADEVGTGNWKNHPECLELMKREKLHSTHELYTYFINKCCAIVKKHHRKPFAWNEALSSKVDPDLTILSWKGMRPGIAAAKAGHDVVFSPTPQIYFDHPNTRSKKNPFAYSANASYLNHCYYFNVGLPAIPADKRHHILGGEACLWSERIKSADHMFIMMFPRAWAIGETLWSAPEQKDWDHFLARLTPMRQRFEAMDIAYFWEPESLAINVGAWNAGDIQKNKGIMQYDLSGKVPQAGLQEIFVGQGPGEGQFLLTGMELLHDGKVTGQDWHDYESSVFHNASSLYLLKLPSVKGKITLRIHVKQLWGDSSATVQLNPALPLDQYSKQCAPDTGSNRTKQTVKAVDPFADKSARRPATKVTTSLTPYGAHTPEMTTDWKHSTFFWSRGAPKDGDHITWTFQRPVDARSITITTGAPDDPSSDRLKSGQMEISKDGKSFVLLSQFKQGKATGKLSYPIKAVRIKATGKENNTWLKVQDPVIH
- a CDS encoding PEP-CTERM sorting domain-containing protein; the encoded protein is MKGTILLLTSLTAAYTSQAAVVTLLDEEFTNGNAPANTATATWSQTDPAAFEAYANGGFAVRGINSGVPPSPMGGLEVLAAATTNTVTISITLPALLDDTQDGTFTFLAGQRIGGGSSGGFEGDLEIVNITDARTLRAKAAVNHPNYTMAANNENLDFIAADAGDTIELRFYESGGGSDRGLQLADLQLDVTTIPEPSSSALLGLGGLALILRRRK